The following are from one region of the Anabas testudineus chromosome 2, fAnaTes1.2, whole genome shotgun sequence genome:
- the LOC113163028 gene encoding major facilitator superfamily domain-containing protein 6-A isoform X1, translated as MAADDKVAILTDDEEEQKRKYVLAEPFNTLSMEGQVAPAPILDTLSEEPPASQPDSIDCCERMCLRINSHLLISKIFYFFFYAAYGSLHPLLAVYYKQLGLSPSRCGLLVGIRYFIEFCSAPFWGVVADRFKKGKVVLLFSVFCWLVFNCGIGFVKPAEMKCEEINGAPASTAAAVTTTVPHGNITHQSNSTNHTRSRRSLQDLQDLIELPELDFDFSLLDRHKRNSNASAPSAPLTPANTTQLSPNTTLSTTTSPAPSKTKEYQIIYNEDQVQTIFLLILLVIIVGEFFSAPAVTIVDTVTLQYLGKARDRYGLQRMWGSLGWGLAMLLVGIWIDHTHVTVVIDGIGCILPDYRLHNYQIAFIVFGVLMGVAFVVATQFYFEKGGNYQQEVPEGVVEQPESPRSISESSSSEQTPISPDTTEEFHYSDLLKLLCSVRYSSVLFVAWFMGFGYGFVFTFLYWHLEDLKGTTTLFGVCSVLSHVSELAAYFTSHKFIELVGHIRVLYIGLACNTARYLYISYLQNAWTVLPMEVLQGVTHASVWAACISFLSAAVPPALRTSAQGILQGLHLGLGRGCGAMVGGVLVNYFGAAETFRGIGMASLVILLIFSLIQYLTGEAEDKEDKILAENIPVPSSPVPIATIDLVQSQNSVDHLAPPAAALPVKKTKHQEDQEDVNQPAWVLSGSPWVTIAFAIFQIREMINMSKSNGPPPENEPLQELNEQAPAEVVTGETSQSNSSDGSSDPASATSEAPTQPDTTHPTPTDCNNDQTHTSSDGGGGRENPDATARNSD; from the exons ATGGCAGCTGACGACAAGGTTGCCATTCTGACGGACGACGAAGAGGAGCAAAAGAGGAAGTATGTGTTGGCCGAACCCTTCAACACCCTGTCCATGGAGGGGCAGGTGGCGCCTGCTCCCATCTTGGACACACTGTCCGAGGAGCCCCCGGCCTCACAGCCCGACTCGATAGACTGCTGCGAGAGGATGTGTCTCCGCATCAACAGCCACCTCCTCATCTCCAAAATCTTCTATTTCTTCTTCTACGCCGCCTACGGCTCGCTGCACCCCCTGCTGGCTGTGTACTACAAGCAGCTGGGACTGTCCCCCAGCCGCTGCGGGCTGCTCGTCGGCATCCGCTACTTCATCGAGTTCTGCAGCGCCCCCTTCTGGGGCGTGGTGGCCGACCGCTTCAAGAAGGGGAAGGTCGTCCTGCTGTTTTCCGTCTTCTGCTGGTTGGTGTTCAACTGCGGCATCGGCTTTGTCAAACCGGCCGAGATGAAATGCGAGGAAATAAATGGTGCTCCTGCGTCGACGGCAGCAGCCGTGACAACAACTGTGCCTCATGGTAACATTACACATCAGAGCAACTCCACCAACCACACCAGGAGCCGGCGGAGCCTCCAAGACCTCCAAGACCTCATTGAGCTTCCTGAACTGGACTTTGACTTCAGCCTGCTCGATAGGCACAAACGAAACTCTAACGCCAGCGCCCCTTCTGCCCCTTTAACACCAGCTAACACCACCCAGCTCTCCCCAAACACCACTCtgtccaccaccacctctccaGCTCCATCAAAAACCAAGGAGTACCAGATCATCTACAACGAGGACCAAGTGCAGACCATCTTCCTGCTCATCTTGCTCGTCATCATTGTGGGCGAGTTCTTCAGCGCCCCCGCTGTGACCATTGTGGACACCGTCACCCTGCAGTATCTCGGTAAAGCCCGTGACCGCTACGGCCTGCAGAGGATGTGGGGCTCTTTGGGCTGGGGTCTGGCCATGCTGCTGGTGGGAATCTGGATCGACCACACTCACGTCACCGTTGTGATCGACGGCATTGGCTGCATCCTGCCCGACTACCGGCTACACAACTACCAGATAGCATTTATTGTCTTTGGTGTGCTGATGGGCGTAGCGTTTGTCGTGGCCACTCAGTTCTACTTTGAAAAAGGTGGCAACTACCAACAGGAGGTTCCAGAGGGGGTGGTGGAGCAGCCAGAGAGTCCGAGGTCGATATCAGAGTCCAGCTCCTCAGAGCAGACTCCCATCAGCCCAGACACCACCGAGGAGTTCCACTACAGCGATCTGCTGAAGCTTCTCTGCAGTGTGCGCTACAGCTCCGTCCTGTTCGTCGCCTGGTTCATGGGCTTCGGCTACGGCTTCGTCTTCACCTTCCTGTATTGGCACCTGGAGGACCTGAAGGGGACAACCACGCTGTTTGgtgtctgctctgtgctgaGCCACGTCTCAGAGCTCGCCGCCTACTTCACCAGCCACAAGTTCATCGAGCTGGTCGGACACATTCG GGTGCTCTACATCGGCCTGGCCTGCAACACCGCTCGCTACCTGTACATCTCCTACCTGCAGAACGCCTGGACCGTCCTGCCTATGGAGGTCCTTCAAG GTGTGACCCACGCCTCAGTTTGGGCAGCCTGTATCTCCTTCCTCAGCGCTGCGGTTCCACCGGCACTGAGGACGTCGGCGCAGGGAATCCTGCAGGGCCTGCACCTCGGTCTGGGCCGCGGCTGTGGAGCCATGGTGGGAGGAGTGTTAGTCAACTATTTTG gtgCTGCAGAAACGTTCAGAGGAATCGGCATGGCCTCTCTGGTCATCCTCCTAATCTTCTCCCTAATCCAGTATCTGACCGGAGAAGCTGAGGACAAAG AGGACAAAATCCTGGCAGAGAACATCCCGGTCCCCTCCAGCCCCGTTCCCATCGCTACCATCGACCTGGTGCAGAGCCAGAACTCTGTGGACCACCTGGCTCCGCCCGCCGCAGCGTTACCCGTCAAAAAGACCAAGCATCAGGAGGATCAGGAGGACGTGAACCAGCCGGCCTGGGTGCTCTCTGGCTCCCCCTGGGTCACCATCGCCTTCGCCATCTTCCAGATCAGAGAGATGATCAACATGTCGAAGAGCAACGGACCGCCTCCAGAGAATGAACCTCTGCAG GAACTTAATGAGCAGGCGCCGGCCGAAGTTGTGACGGGGGAGACGTCGCAAAGCAACTCAAGTGACGGCAGCAGCGATCCAGCCTCAGCCACCTCTGAAGCACCTACACAACCAGACACCACCCACCCTACACCCACAGACTGTAACAATGACCAAACACACACGTCCTCAGACGGAGGAGGAGGTCGAGAAAACCCCGACGCCACTGCACGAAACTCTGACTGA
- the LOC113163028 gene encoding major facilitator superfamily domain-containing protein 6-A isoform X2, producing MAADDKVAILTDDEEEQKRKYVLAEPFNTLSMEGQVAPAPILDTLSEEPPASQPDSIDCCERMCLRINSHLLISKIFYFFFYAAYGSLHPLLAVYYKQLGLSPSRCGLLVGIRYFIEFCSAPFWGVVADRFKKGKVVLLFSVFCWLVFNCGIGFVKPAEMKCEEINGAPASTAAAVTTTVPHGNITHQSNSTNHTRSRRSLQDLQDLIELPELDFDFSLLDRHKRNSNASAPSAPLTPANTTQLSPNTTLSTTTSPAPSKTKEYQIIYNEDQVQTIFLLILLVIIVGEFFSAPAVTIVDTVTLQYLGKARDRYGLQRMWGSLGWGLAMLLVGIWIDHTHVTVVIDGIGCILPDYRLHNYQIAFIVFGVLMGVAFVVATQFYFEKGGNYQQEVPEGVVEQPESPRSISESSSSEQTPISPDTTEEFHYSDLLKLLCSVRYSSVLFVAWFMGFGYGFVFTFLYWHLEDLKGTTTLFGVCSVLSHVSELAAYFTSHKFIELVGHIRVLYIGLACNTARYLYISYLQNAWTVLPMEVLQGVTHASVWAACISFLSAAVPPALRTSAQGILQGLHLGLGRGCGAMVGGVLVNYFGAAETFRGIGMASLVILLIFSLIQYLTGEAEDKEDKILAENIPVPSSPVPIATIDLVQSQNSVDHLAPPAAALPVKKTKHQEDQEDVNQPAWVLSGSPWVTIAFAIFQIREMINMSKSNGPPPENEPLQKGT from the exons ATGGCAGCTGACGACAAGGTTGCCATTCTGACGGACGACGAAGAGGAGCAAAAGAGGAAGTATGTGTTGGCCGAACCCTTCAACACCCTGTCCATGGAGGGGCAGGTGGCGCCTGCTCCCATCTTGGACACACTGTCCGAGGAGCCCCCGGCCTCACAGCCCGACTCGATAGACTGCTGCGAGAGGATGTGTCTCCGCATCAACAGCCACCTCCTCATCTCCAAAATCTTCTATTTCTTCTTCTACGCCGCCTACGGCTCGCTGCACCCCCTGCTGGCTGTGTACTACAAGCAGCTGGGACTGTCCCCCAGCCGCTGCGGGCTGCTCGTCGGCATCCGCTACTTCATCGAGTTCTGCAGCGCCCCCTTCTGGGGCGTGGTGGCCGACCGCTTCAAGAAGGGGAAGGTCGTCCTGCTGTTTTCCGTCTTCTGCTGGTTGGTGTTCAACTGCGGCATCGGCTTTGTCAAACCGGCCGAGATGAAATGCGAGGAAATAAATGGTGCTCCTGCGTCGACGGCAGCAGCCGTGACAACAACTGTGCCTCATGGTAACATTACACATCAGAGCAACTCCACCAACCACACCAGGAGCCGGCGGAGCCTCCAAGACCTCCAAGACCTCATTGAGCTTCCTGAACTGGACTTTGACTTCAGCCTGCTCGATAGGCACAAACGAAACTCTAACGCCAGCGCCCCTTCTGCCCCTTTAACACCAGCTAACACCACCCAGCTCTCCCCAAACACCACTCtgtccaccaccacctctccaGCTCCATCAAAAACCAAGGAGTACCAGATCATCTACAACGAGGACCAAGTGCAGACCATCTTCCTGCTCATCTTGCTCGTCATCATTGTGGGCGAGTTCTTCAGCGCCCCCGCTGTGACCATTGTGGACACCGTCACCCTGCAGTATCTCGGTAAAGCCCGTGACCGCTACGGCCTGCAGAGGATGTGGGGCTCTTTGGGCTGGGGTCTGGCCATGCTGCTGGTGGGAATCTGGATCGACCACACTCACGTCACCGTTGTGATCGACGGCATTGGCTGCATCCTGCCCGACTACCGGCTACACAACTACCAGATAGCATTTATTGTCTTTGGTGTGCTGATGGGCGTAGCGTTTGTCGTGGCCACTCAGTTCTACTTTGAAAAAGGTGGCAACTACCAACAGGAGGTTCCAGAGGGGGTGGTGGAGCAGCCAGAGAGTCCGAGGTCGATATCAGAGTCCAGCTCCTCAGAGCAGACTCCCATCAGCCCAGACACCACCGAGGAGTTCCACTACAGCGATCTGCTGAAGCTTCTCTGCAGTGTGCGCTACAGCTCCGTCCTGTTCGTCGCCTGGTTCATGGGCTTCGGCTACGGCTTCGTCTTCACCTTCCTGTATTGGCACCTGGAGGACCTGAAGGGGACAACCACGCTGTTTGgtgtctgctctgtgctgaGCCACGTCTCAGAGCTCGCCGCCTACTTCACCAGCCACAAGTTCATCGAGCTGGTCGGACACATTCG GGTGCTCTACATCGGCCTGGCCTGCAACACCGCTCGCTACCTGTACATCTCCTACCTGCAGAACGCCTGGACCGTCCTGCCTATGGAGGTCCTTCAAG GTGTGACCCACGCCTCAGTTTGGGCAGCCTGTATCTCCTTCCTCAGCGCTGCGGTTCCACCGGCACTGAGGACGTCGGCGCAGGGAATCCTGCAGGGCCTGCACCTCGGTCTGGGCCGCGGCTGTGGAGCCATGGTGGGAGGAGTGTTAGTCAACTATTTTG gtgCTGCAGAAACGTTCAGAGGAATCGGCATGGCCTCTCTGGTCATCCTCCTAATCTTCTCCCTAATCCAGTATCTGACCGGAGAAGCTGAGGACAAAG AGGACAAAATCCTGGCAGAGAACATCCCGGTCCCCTCCAGCCCCGTTCCCATCGCTACCATCGACCTGGTGCAGAGCCAGAACTCTGTGGACCACCTGGCTCCGCCCGCCGCAGCGTTACCCGTCAAAAAGACCAAGCATCAGGAGGATCAGGAGGACGTGAACCAGCCGGCCTGGGTGCTCTCTGGCTCCCCCTGGGTCACCATCGCCTTCGCCATCTTCCAGATCAGAGAGATGATCAACATGTCGAAGAGCAACGGACCGCCTCCAGAGAATGAACCTCTGCAG aaag GAACTTAA
- the LOC113163029 gene encoding leucine-rich repeat-containing protein 17, which translates to MKELLFLLLVVMDASSGSHNSWCDPGCDCRVDVRSTICSRAFLTQLPSRVSPNTKLLDLSDNHISVIPKRSFSKNHKLQVLLLQNNNISVVEDGGFSQLEFLSKLDLSWNRISTLTEGFSIGLAFLRELQLAHNLLTSLDSSSFLHLDGLQRLNLTSNSIHTIQVRTFSSMSSLRQLHLENNQLSSLRNGIFSILRSLEVLNLAGNRISETEIGIFKPLTSMSLLNLANNQLSTIYFKTFLSIQTYSTHILLEGNPWNCDCDLQRVFQKLRSIQRLFLDDYYNLTCKAPPVLQDYRLMEVDTELCIAETVTVLIITATVVITVLAAMLMGERMRKKEQKEKHWTQQADLSDESDY; encoded by the coding sequence ATGAAGGAGTTGTTGTTCCTCCTCTTGGTGGTGATGGATGCGTCCTCTGGGTCTCACAACAGCTGGTGTGATCCTGGCTGTGACTGTCGAGTAGATGTCAGGTCCACCATCTGCTCCCGAGCCTTCCTCACCCAGCTGCCCAGCAGAGTTTCCCCCAACACCAAACTCCTCGACTTGTCCGACAACCACATCTCCGTCATCCCCAAACGTTCCTTCAGCAAAAACCACAAACtgcaggtgctgctgctgcagaacaacaacatcagcGTCGTGGAGGACGGCGGCTTCTCTCAGCTGGAGTTCCTGAGCAAACTGGACCTGAGCTGGAACCGGATCTCCACCCTGACTGAAGGCTTCTCCATCGGCCTGGCATTCCTGCGGGAGCTGCAGCTCGCCCACAACCTGCTGACGAGCCTGGACAGCAGCAGTTTCCTGCACCTGGACGGCCTCCAGAGGTTAAACCTGACCAGCAACTCCATCCACACCATCCAGGTGAGGACGTTCTCCTCCATGAGCTCCCTGCGGCAGCTGCACCTGGAGAACAACCAGCTGTCGTCTCTGAGGAACGGGATATTCTCCATACTGCGCTCGCTCGAGGTTCTCAACCTGGCCGGAAACCGGATCAGCGAGACAGAGATTGGCATCTTCAAGCCGCTCACCAGTATGTCGTTACTCAACCTGGCCAACAACCAGCTGTCCACCATCTACTTCAAGACGTTCCTCAGTATCCAGACCTACAGCACACACATCCTGCTGGAGGGGAACCCCTGGAACTGCGACTGTGACCTGCAGAGAGTTTTCCAGAAGCTGCGCAGCATCCAGAGGCTCTTCCTGGACGACTACTACAACCTGACCTGCAAGGCGCCGCCCGTCCTCCAGGATTACCGGCTGATGGAGGTGGACACTGAGTTGTGCATCGCCGAGACGGTCACCGTGCTCATCATCACCGCGACCGTGGTGATCACTGTGCTGGCCGCCATGCTGATGGGCgagaggatgaggaagaaggagcagaaggagaagCACTGGACGCAGCAGGCGGATCTCTCCGATGAGTCGGACTACTGA